The Aedes albopictus strain Foshan chromosome 2, AalbF5, whole genome shotgun sequence region gatttagtggacattcaATTTTCGAAATGTCTGTAAAGTCAACTTTTACATAAAGTCGAAGCAAAATGTTTATTtaattgttttaaaaaatatataaaactgCTTAACTGAGTTtttgataaaaggctcggagtatTTGGCATATATTGATAATTCTCGCTAAAAACAAATAAACCATTGCACCGTTTCgctagcttgttacgatcgaaatcttttgtctccaaaaatgTATATGGTTGattaaaataaaacaatattttgagCAACGCATGTCCAATAACGTTATGTACATAAATGTTCCAATCAATTAAAAAGGTCCgaaaatcattcagggattctttttaaaATGTCTTCGAAGATTTATTTACCCTGAAAgttctttacgaattgcttcagaaattcctccaagggttcctggtTACTGCTTGTGCTGTATTTGCCAGACGATCGTTCTGTACCGAGTAGTATTGGTTTGTACCgttatctgctcggtcgccttttatTGCAATTCTACGGTTTTAAATAAATGTAAGTGaaccaaatcaaatcatcatgttacaaactatttcagaaaatcttccatgtaatCCTCCAGAAGGGTCACGAAAATTTCTTTTACGTAATTTTGCATgaattgctttaagaattcctccattgtttttcacaaatcatttcagagattgtttgaaaaGATTATTTgaggattattaaaaaaaatcctctaaatatttattcagaaatttctctagacattcatttggagaatctattggagctttcttttgaaaatctgccattgcttttttcaaaaattcttcaaaaagaaAAATCGTTAGCAAATTTGCccgagtattcggccaaaaattccctcacgtattctttcaaaacatctttCATGGATATATTCGGATTTGAAGGATTTATATTGATTTCATAAGAAATCCGGCAAATTctacaaatttcacaaagaattcataCAAAGCATCTGAAATGTTTCactactgaaattcctccattttttccaaaatttcatagACAGtttgaatttgagcagaaattcttccagggattcttttaaaaattcgtgcagaagttatttcagaattttctttagacatttattcagtattttctccagagatttctttaacaaAACATTCATCGATGCCTTCAGaagctattccagagttttttcagaaaatgttctaaaagttccttcaaaaatttgtgctGGGGTTACTCCAGAAATTAAGAAGTTTCGCAAAGAGCcgtgtaagaaagttgtgtatgagtatcttcaaaaaatctttcagagatttaccctatttttcgggacctttccaaaattttttcccaaaaaatccttcgaaaaggacttgcattctctcaaacgatcttccaaggatttattctaacattttctccggggtttgctttagaaattgctgccCAGGTATTCTTTTTTGAAAAcctgaatttctttcaaaaaatcttcctggatttttttagaaattcctccaaaattctggagcaacatttgaaaagggcccaagaggtcttgtgtcttttttctaaaacgctccggagggcataacagcagccagcccacgcaaatgaacaccgttatccgaaagatcgatgtttgctctatctgataacggtcttagtttttgtgaataagctgaggggggctcaggaacgacgtttgaagtcattgtttaccaatgcttgtatgcccttttcaaatgttgctccagaattgtgAAATCCATTCGAGAACTATCTGtaaagattcctatagaaactgccctGGACAGTTTCCCCAGCTTGCGGTGAACACCTTCTGTGAACACGTCCACGACAAATATAAAAACCATGAAAAGTGGTTTACCGATGGATCTTTTGCAAGTGGACAAATTGGATTTGGAGTCGTCGGGCCTTCTTCAAGAAGTGGAGCCAGCCTTCCCATACAGTGTTCGGTATTTTCAGCGGAAGCTGCAGCGTTAGCCCAAGCCACTAGAGAAATAACTTGCAAATCCGTCATATTCAGCGATTCAGCCAGCTGTCTTCAAGTGCTAGAAGCAGGAAATTCAGCACATCCGTATATCCAAGCTATTGAAAGGGAAGCAGAAGGCAAAGATATAAGTTTTTGTTGGATCCCGGGACATTCAGGAATATTAGGGAACGAGTTAGCAGATCGCCTAGCGAATAGCAACAGAAACGCTTAAAGAGCCACAAAATTTGTTCCAGCCCAGGATATTGTACGTTGGAGCCGAGGGGAAATTTGGAAAACGCATCAGAAGACATGGGAAGCATCGGAGAGGAAAATTACGAGAATAGTGAAACCGGAAGTTGGAAAATGGTGTGATCAGCCGAAGAGAAAGGAGCAAATTATTTTGACCAGACTACGTTTGGGACACACTTGGTATACAAAACACCACATCTTCGAGAACAAATTACCAGAGTTCTGCCACCACTGTGGACGGAACCAAACAGTTCACCACATTCTCATCGGATGTGAACTTTACAAACTACAGCGACAAGAACTGCCCAACACACTTGAAAATTTGCTAAGAAACGATAGAAAAACTGAAGTGCAAGtaatgaaatatctgaaaaacaTCGGATTGTACAATAAGATTTAGGAActattattatttcaaataaaGCTATAGAGACGAATGCCGCATAGCGGTAaagtctcccacaaaaaaaaaaaaaactgccctaggggttatttcacatttttttcgaggtattctttcagaaatattttccacaagggatttctttacaaatttctcataGACTTACTTTGGAAAAACtaacacagatttttcgataattgttTGATGAGACCTTGTTGAAATTCATCCTAGTATGTATTTAAAcaatctttcatgaattcctgaaaacatcaaCCAGGGATAAAATAAATTCTTTTATGCACTTCTTTAGAAACTTCTCGTAGTTTAGtttaaaaatcatccaggaaatcaaaaaaaaaaaaatagtaagaaACTCATTATttcaattcttccaaaatttactcgaaagttttctaaagattttttccaaggattgctttaaaaattctacaagaaattattaaggaaatttgctagattttattacaagttttatttattgTGTTGTACGAACGTTTTTAACTTGTAAATTTTTAAGcaagtttaatgcacatttattgtGCTCTGAAATGATAGGGCACTAAGAGAAATCAGTGGCAtcattttgatggcctacatttaggtTATTTCGGGCAATTAATAACAGGAAGACATGTGTAGACCCTTCCCTAGCagggacatcaaagtgtagaTATCTCACATTAAAATCTCattcaggatgcccccttaggattagaaattcctagaccaaactcaagctatgaaagcaactaatgctgcgaacaaaaggcaacctgccagagaaaatacgattacaggattgactgatggacaaacaacattaatgaaacctcgtcatcctgtcatcggaaattgttatccaatagggtaacagggcaaaaaatatcatgttctgtgttgtgtttgtccaaatgtaatgtcctaatttattacgcatttataaggttccactaCAAGATGTTATATGTTAATATGCATtagtagtgcttcattattttttcgtaataatttcttcacattcctttagatatgtGAAAGACAtttctctttcagaaattgctacaaggattccttcagaatgttttctacagattccttcagagattcttatggagaggctggaagatattcttgcagagattcctgcagaaatgtagactgggattttttcaaaattattccacGAGTATTTCTCTATgtagtttctcagaaatttttcgaggatttcctccaagcgaacctcttggaatttttctatagattcctcttggaattcattaaaaaatgtttaggatttttactaggagtttctccaggatttttatttccaaaaaatatttcaagaggttttgttaggtattccaccaggggttttcagatgtttttgcatgtcttccttctggattttctttagaaaagcCATCTATGGATTCCTTAAATATTCCAGTTTatctcaaaaattcttttagcGATATATTTCGAATTTTCTTAACATTTTTTATTTCTACTAATTTTTCTTCAACGATACTCCGTAAATATCTAaggagacttcttcaatattccagTGCACTGGTATATTcccatggataaattcctggaggaatctctgaaggaaccgctttagcaattcctgaaggaactgctggaacaacttttgaagaaacccttgctgaaatttttgaagtaattctaggaatatttaaGAAGTCTCCTTAGATATTTACGGAAGTATCGTTGAAGAAAAATtagtagaaataaaaaaaatgttaataaaaatctaaatgaatccctaaaatattttttgaaataaactggAATATTTaaggaatccatagatggattttctaaagaaaatccagaaggaagaCCTGCAGAAACATCTGGGAACTCTTGAActatttttggaaaataaaaatcctgcagaaacccctaataaaaatcctaaacattttttaatgaattccaagaggaatctatagaaaaattcctagaggttcgcttggaggaaatcctcgagaaatttctgagaaagtaCATAGAGAAATACTGCAGTGATGGGGCACTGAAATCTGGGAATctcgactaactagctctgattttaccatgataaCACTGGCACACTGGTTTCCGAACTGAGATCAGATAATGCAGTGCATTTTCTGTGAGCCATATTATCCAGCTGAACGTGGGACATATTGAACGTTGGTGTGTGACtatgaaaaaatccttaattgCCATATGTTTTACCTCACTCTCCAACAGAACATCGTTGGACTGAATCATCTAAAACTTCAGTTTGCTTAATTTTATTTAAGTTTGTTTGCATTTTCAGCTTGTTATGATCGTAAAACTTTCCGAACACCCCTCGACAAGAGTCACTCACGAACTCTCACGAGTGCCTGTGCATCGTGTGCATCAAAGCTGCGCAGCAGTGTGCAGTGAGCGCTTTGTTGACATTCCATGTGAAGGGCGATTAGCGAGAGCTGTCAAAAGTTCGTAATTTATCGCAACGCAAGCAGCAGCAAAATTACGGAGGTGTATTTTTTCGCTTTTTAAGAGAATTTAAGCCGGTTAACGAACGGCAAAATTAGTTTAAATGTATAATAAACTACTTTTGGGTGTAGTGCTGGTAGTTTGCTTACAAATAGTTAGTTCTCAGGTAAGTAAATCGTGAAAAATAAGACGTTCGTCGTCTTGTGGGAGGTGTATTTTTTGCAAAGATAACATATCAAGAAGAATCGTCAACGCTTGGGTTGCtcgcaatgctgttttacttCGTGTGTATTGGTTTTTGTAAGATTTGCATTCGATGTCATAGCCTTTCGATGCTCGCGGCTTGGACCTTCGCCTCAACTGATCAAATGTAATTAAGAAGTAAAATAAGAAGGTGACTGTAGTAATCTGATGAAGCAAATGCAACTTTTATACCTTACGATGGCTTCCGGCAAGCGTCTGTGCGTACTAAAACTAGACCATTGACTGACATTTTATCTTCAAATGAACTGTCCCGCTTgcttgtacaggggatactcaaaataactgggacaggtaaaattttcacttttcaaaaaatgttcaactcgctgtaactttttgaaaagggcatcaattattctcaaatttttactgtaagttcatcaactagttgtgtatcagtggttgaaatttggaaaagatcgggctattcttcacgaagatataaagattctagaaaagggtataattattcgatagccaactttgagcttttatatctccggattcaatgaactgattgcaatgaaattttgaccattcatgacttatatgatgaactcttaaatacgtttaacttaactttaaatttttaacaagagaaaaagttataacgatttcattcattttacgattttttagtaaattcatcaatttctaatatgcatcccatttttttctcaatttattagcggctatgttgtaacttcccaggtaaccactaagcatttgaataagccgtgtatcagcccgtattatgcatttaaattgcttgctgccctacataagcagtttgaatgcataactgccttgagttagcataagctgtgctgctcaaatgcttttggctgttaattagcatttcaactgcttgaagtgttttcacttgggagcaatcagaatgcttgtcaactgctctttaaatgctaggagcaaaaaggttgggagatatgttacgcattcggcaacacatattgtctctctcttacagagcctatgcttctgtttacaaatttgtgcatcttatttttttcttcattttcctctactcatccaaaagtaccaaagaaaacattactgcagctggattggtttGGGAATTTGTCCATCAAAAAGTTACCCATTATTTATCATTTCATCGGAAAATGTGTGcggaataggtggatgctttggtggatcataggattgtttgaaagagggaagaaagaatcatattccacagatatttaaaagaagggatcgtaatcctctaccacaatgaaacatctcaatgaaaacaagtttttgatgttgaatctgaagctgttatcgaatcattctttatattggcgatttaatcaacgcacgccaccggaacagttttagcatcgtggatcaggagcaaccgaatcagaagcagatatgattcatcaatctccggatcgtaagttcaaacctacatcactacaaaaatcagcaaaaaagtaccacctagcaccggctggaatatggaaggacgatgaagcgggaagcaggctgagagaacgagaagcagacgtcaatctattttcgttttgtttttgctcgacgaggcgttacgcttctttgacatttcgtcacgacgttcctgaagggatagcactaagacagcccgttattttgccaaaacctgctgtaaggtagcactataggcgcatatacggctaattagcattaaccGCCTtatcgtaaaggctactataatgctgaaggaatgctatttttaatgcttactggttacttgggtttccttcaaaacacatttatatataagtcatttagagggaaattaattgaactataatttgcatcttgaattttgaaacgatgttgaagttttggataatttggtgttttattagaaaaataatctaatcgttataattttcttccgtgttaagaattttaagttaagtcaaaggtttttcatagctcattatacaagtcatgaatggtcaaaatttcattgcattcggttaattgaatccggagatataacagctcaaggtTGGGTATCGGAtaaatttacctttttctagaatctttataactccgtggacaatggtccgatcttctccaaaattggactaatgatacacaactagttgatgaacttacagtaaaaattgagaatatttgatgaacttttcgaaaagttacagagagttgaacattttttgaaaagtgaaaattgtacctgtcccagttattttgagtaacccctgtatgtTGGTATCATGTAACCTGTGGAGTACAGTTTTTGGTGAAACTGATGAATTTTCTGAACAGCCGTCAAGTTAAAACAAGTTGTGTTTCTTTGATTAGTGATTTTAAAAAGGATTTTAACAATTTAGTTATTTCTTTCTTTCTCATTTCATATTCCAATGTTGTAAATGTAGCTGTTTGCTCAAAATGTGAAATTGTAGTTTATATGGCGAACTTCAATTGTGACTGGTAGATTTTTTGCGTTTCATGAATTTCGTTGGCTACGATATGATTGTTGGTGTAAAAAAATAATACTTGTTTTATTGATTCGTTCATTCGTTgagagattatttttttttttattttgctgggCGTAGTAAAGGAAAGCTTACTAAATCGAAAGCGTTTGTCATGGATGAAATTACTCCAACAACTACCATACTGAATCCACTATTGACGACCTCCCCTTTCCAGGCACAATCGTACGAGGACAAACGATGTAAGTGCATATGTCCCAGCATCAAATCGGTGAACAACAACACCGAGGATGACTCCGATCGCATGTTGATCATCGACAATGTGCCCCCGAACAAATGCAACTGCGATGGGGTCATTCTTCCGCGACTTGCCGAAAAGATCAAAGGCAAAGAGCAGGAGTTTTGTCCACGGTGTGACTGCAAGTACGAAAACCGAAACACCACGATCATCAAGGTATGTTAGGGGTTGTCGGATAATGACAAATTGAATATTATTGTACGGTTTATCGTTCGCAGGTGGTCGTAATCATCGTCATCTGGATCATTTCGCTGTTGGTGATCTACATGCTGTTCCTTATGTGCCTGGATCCGCTGTTGAACAAGCGCGTCAAAGCAAATTACCAGGAGCACACGAATGAAGATGTGAATATCGAATACCGTGATAACAATAATTCATTTCATAGTATTAATAGTTTTCTAAAGCGTGATAGTTATAGGGTTAAGTTTAGCCATAAGCGCACATCCGCCGCCATAATTGCCAGTACAGAGGAGAGTGATAGCGATAGCTCCGTATATTTTTCGAATTCCAGAGACCGGGAACGGGTTCGTCTTTTGACGGCGGAAGATTCCCTTTGACTATCCGCTTATCTTTTAATTTTGAGTATCATTTGAGAAATGATACAGCAAGGCTGATCAACATACAATAAACCTCCCAATGAATTTCTACAATTACACCATCTTCAGTTTATCATTTGTTTCGTTGCACCCTTCTTTAGTTCATCACTGTTATCAGTTGTACAAAGCAGATTTTGTTTGTTTGACACCCATCTTGTTGTAGGAAAGTATTCAACGATATTGTTTTTAACGAGTTTATCTCTTTGTGTCTTATCGTGTTTGCAGGATGACACTACGGTTGCCGTGGGTAATCACAGTCAAGACATGCAAGTTCGTGATGGCAATGTGCTGAATCGAGTGGGCCACTCGCAGGACAAGTGGAAGCGGCAGGTACGAGAACAGCGTCGCAATATCTACGATCGGCATACCATGCTCAACTGAAGATCTTTCGAGTGGGGAAGTGCACTTAGTGTACTTAGCTTAATCCATTTATCATATTGTAATTGTTAGAAGAAAAGACTTTGGCTAAATGAATCATAATTAATATAACATTACCAATTGTTTGTTTCATTTCGAAATCTGAATTTTATAGTATGACCACACTGAAGTATACTGCAGTAACGCTTATATTAATGCATTAATTGTATACTAAAATGATCAGTCAAAAAATTTACCCGTGCCTCCTGTGAGAATCGAACTCACGACCGCTGGTTTACAAGACCAGCGCTCTGCCAACTGAGCTAAAGAGGCCCCTTGTGTTCAAGGTTGTCAAAGGAAGGAACAAAATCATCATCAGCAGCTTCCAaagaagaatgcctagaagcaaaGTTATTAAAAAGTAAGGTATGTTTATCATACACATTGATCGGTAACTCACCATATGCTTGCACGGTAAACCAAACGTACCCAAAATAGGGTATTACATTCGCATGACAGGTCAAAGCTATCAATGCACGCTAAAACCAAGAACTCGATGTTTTTCATAGCTCTCTTTGTCAATCTACAAGATGCTcgaccctaatagaaaaatataaaatatacaaCGTGCTTAACTAACAATCCACGGAATGTCACAATCATTAACCTCATCGTCATGAATATTTTATCGGGTTGATACATATAAAAAAGTTCTGGTCGATTTACATAGGACGAATCTACACAGGAATTGcagcaaacttacgacctattcaaatcgaaagccTGAGTTGGTATTTTTGAGCGTGTGGTACTCCCAAGGTACTCGCCTACCTGGCATTCGTAACTCACTTTACGTATGGGCGTGTGTGAGTGAAATGCGCGACTTTATCTAAAAATAGAAATTTCGTTTTAAAAACAATTCGTTAAATATTGAATTTAGATAACAATAAATTCTATGATTACTCAAGTTGTTATTTTTCCTTGTATTatgattgaaataaaaaaaaaaacaaaataatctatgtaggggttgagagagatatAGAGAAAAAGATTAATAGGGCATATAGCATCAGTTGCTGTGATGCACCaccgaaaaaaaaagcaaacgatcaaaatgaaatgaaacgtcagtcttgtaaagcattttgtgcaAGAAGGTCTCGCTTCTTTTCGTGCGTTCGGCTGCAGGATTCAGCTGGTATGCTCGGAagtgtccctccggacactacaaTCTAGTATTCCACATCAATTTGCTCGTCGTAGAAGGAAGATAAGAATGACCTTTATG contains the following coding sequences:
- the LOC109409731 gene encoding uncharacterized protein CG1161, yielding MYNKLLLGVVLVVCLQIVSSQAQSYEDKRCKCICPSIKSVNNNTEDDSDRMLIIDNVPPNKCNCDGVILPRLAEKIKGKEQEFCPRCDCKYENRNTTIIKVVVIIVIWIISLLVIYMLFLMCLDPLLNKRVKANYQEHTNEDDDTTVAVGNHSQDMQVRDGNVLNRVGHSQDKWKRQVREQRRNIYDRHTMLN